The Coffea arabica cultivar ET-39 chromosome 6e, Coffea Arabica ET-39 HiFi, whole genome shotgun sequence genome contains the following window.
GCCAACCACGTGGCATCCAGTGGAATGGGTTGCGAACAAGTCATCGACAAGCTCTCTTCCCCCTATCCACTTAAGCTTAGCTAAGCTGCTCTTACTCCAGTCGAGACTCTTCTTCCTCAGCAGAAAAATCTCAGCTCAAAAAGAGAGAAGCACGAAGAAGAAGAGGGGGCAAGAAAAGTGCCCGTTGGAACACAATCAGCAGCGTTTTCGTGCAGCttttgcagttttttttttatgccaAGAAAGCAATGCCGCCAAAGCTCACATTCTGAGGAAGACTGAGAACCCAGAGAGAGTGTGTAGCGAGAATGCAGTGCATTGGATTTGGAGCTCAAAATGTTGCAGCAATGGTCGTTTCTGGATGTCCTAATGTTAAAGGGTCATCAAGGAGAAAGAGGGTGGTGCTGAGGgataatcatcatcatcatgtgTGGAGTAGATACAGTAGCAGTAGAACAGTGGTCGTACAAGTGAGGTGTGGCAGCAGACGTACAACAGCTAGCGAGAGTTGTGTGGTtgataaagaagaaaagtttgcTGATCAAGAAGATTACATCAAGGCTGGTGGGTCTGAGCTCCTCTACGTTCAAATGCAACAGAGCAAGCAAATGGATCAACAGTCTAAATTTTCGGATAAGGTTTTGTTATTTGTACCTCCACTTTTCCTCTTCTGCCTGTTTCTTTTCTAGTTTCTTTTTTGGCAACGAGAATATCATTTAGTATTTGCTAAATCTTAATCTATATCGAGTGGCAATTATTTTTGGTGCAATGACTCGAAAGACAAAAATTTGAGTCTATTAGCTAGGGAAAAGATTACTTTTTGGATTCTTGATGGCTGCATGAGGCAAGGTAGACATCAATGTTGGAAAAAACGCAAGAAAAAGGGTACTACAACCTAACCGATCTATTTTTACATGTTTCTGTCGAGCACTCGAAAAGCTCTTAACATCAAAAGTCGTCTCTAATTTGGAGATGTTTATGAGGAAATTCGTCTCCAATTTGGTGTACAAGATTTAAGTCAATTTATCATGCCACACAACACATGTAATGTTCCAACATCATGTCACGCAATAGACAAACTGGCCTGGTTGGGGTGAACCCCCTTACCTGGGCAATCAATTCCTCCATTTATATGGCTTTCTTGAAGCGTGTCACAATGGATACCCAAGTTATTAATGGCAAATTTGACGAGATTGAGTGAAGAGACAGTTCGTTTCGGAGTTGACCACtctgttaaatctcaattttttttttgggcaaactACAACATTAGATTATGTCAATCTTCTTCGTGCAATACAAATTAGCAATGTAAAAGTATGTTCATTGATATAATGTCGCTCTAGTACTGTCATACTAGTAATTTACAAATTATACTGCTGCTCTCAGAATATTTGACGAACTAATCTCACAATTGCAGATGCCGGAAATATCAGCCGGTAATAGCATACTGGACTTGGTGGTGATCGGCTGTGGTCCTGCTGGACTTGCCCTTGCCGCAGAGTCAGCTAAGCTAGGTCTGACGGTTGGGCTAATTGGGCCAGATGTTcctttcacaaataattatggTGTGTGGGAGGATGAATTTAAAGGTACTAGCAATGTATGTCTCTGGTAATCTTGTATAAATGGTCAATTAACTTGTATTGTCAAGATGCTCTAAAGTTGGATCCTTTTGTGAAGAAGAAATGTGAGGAGAAAAGGAAAGATGGAGAAGAATATCTTGCTAAGAATCTGCAGAAATTTGTCCTTTTAATTACTTCCATTGACAAGAAGCACACGAAACAAGAATCTACACAGCTAAACAGGTTGCAGACTAACAATAATATTCAACTCTCAGAAATTTCTTTCTGTGGAAGTAAAAGTAGAGTTTTTAACAGAACATCGCAAACAGAGTTACGTAGAACGAATATATAAAATATTCGAGTTCTGGCATCATTATTCTCTCTTCCGattaaccaagaatttactacTATAACTGAAGCCATAGTGATACTAAAAGACTTAAAGATACCTGCTTGACTGTCCGTTATCATTTTTATAGTTTTTCCTAGTGTCCGGCATCAGTCTTTGTTGAGCTGCTTCAAGCTTCCTTAATGCTCAGGGTATGTTTCTGGTGCTTTTCACACAATGGTTGTCTCTTGTTAGAGTATCATGTTATTTGGTGTTATGtatgtttaaaaatttttaataggACGGCAattcaaggtgatcttggtgtTTTATGTGCATTAAGCTTTTTACAACATGGTAATTCAAGGTAACCTCGGATCAGGCAAAAGGTCTAGATACAATTCTTGGGGTCATCTGTTGTGAAGTTTGTAATGGAATTTAAATGAAAAAAGTTGTTCAGGCTACTTTTGAAGCCAGATGTCTTCATTTAGATGAAGAGACAAACATATGCGTTACACTTTTCTTTTCTAAGTTATTCAGTGAAGTAAATCTTTCAATTAGTCTGTCAAGAAAATGGAGGCCCATTCTATTTTTTTGGTACTTCTTCTGAAATCATTTTATAGACGTGTGTGGTAATCTGTAAGAGATATCAACTAATTGACAATTTTGAAGCCTACTGGCAAATTCCAAGAAGACCGCCATCTATAGAACAAAATCTGAAGATATTCCATGTTATATAGAGGAACAGAAGTCAAATTTATATCAAGTACATGGGCTATCAATCAAATATATGGCTGTTATCAGTTGATATACCGGATAATGGTATGTACTGCTCAGTACGTTATCACTACAGGGCACAAAAATATGAGTCATACCTAGTATGCATGTGTTAGTCTCTGCATTAAAGCTGTGTTTATATGCTGAAATTGCAAGAGTATTTTTAGAGGTTTATAACTCCTTATCAAAGATTCCCATCATCTTTTTTCCGGTCAACATTGTATCAGATCTTGGGCTTGCTGGATGCATTGAGCATGTTTGGAGGGACACAGTCGTATATCTCGATGATAATGATCCCATCTTCATCGGTCGTGCTTATGGACGAGTTAGTCGCCATTTGCTCCATGAGGAGCTGctaagaaggtaaatttttctCTATTTTGGGCTGTACTGATCTTTTTCTGAGTCTGCCAATTTTCATTATCCTTTTCTTCCCTGTCAGCTTGCCAAAATCTTTCTGAATTTTATAGATTCTTGAtttatattaattttccctaGGTGTGTCGAGTCAGGTGTGTCATATCTTAGATCAAAGGTGGAAAGGATTGTCGAAGCTGCTACCGGTCACAGTCTTGTAGAGTGTGAAGGCAACATTGTGATTCCCTGCAGGTAtatgtcaaattttggtttagaTAATTCTCTTTTGATCCCGCTTAATTTAACTGCTAGCATCTTTTAATCCTACCATAGGCTTGCTACTGTTGCATCTGGAGCAGCCTCTGGAAAACTCTTGCAGTATGAACTGGGAGGTCCTAGAGTTTCTGTTCAAACAGCTTATGGTGTGGAGGTTGAGGTAGGGAATCTTTTAGGTTATGTTAAAAAGGTTGAAGGTTGGTCTCATGTACTTAAGTTGAAATTCTGAGACCGGTTTCCTCAAATCAATATCTTCAATCTGACTAGATGGCTGCAAGTTACTGCATGTAATTACTAGTCTGAAGGCTACTTTTGCTAGTGCTAAGGATCAGCAAATATTATCTTTATTGTTATACTCTAGTTCTGATGGTCACAGTAATGGACATGCGCTAGCTAACAGAAGCTAATCCTGTGCACTCTCAATTTTGCAATCTCGGTCTTTTCTGCCCTCTATTCAATTCTTTACCTTAACTCCTTTTGTAAGAAGAAAATCTTTTGGATCATCTCCTCTCATGTCCATCTTCTTATTCATGGGCAGATAGTTGATTTGTGCTCTCTATCAAGCATATATAGTCTATATTTGTCATGACCTTTACTGCTTTGTAGGTGGAAAATAATCCATATGACCCCAATCTGATGGTCTTCATGGATTATAGAGACTACATGAGGGGCAAAGTTGAATCTCTAGAAGCGGAATTTCCCACATTTCTTTATGCTATGCCCATGTCCCCAACAAGAGTTTTCTTTGAGGTTCGTCTATTATCCCATAGATTGCGTTTGTAGGCATGAAGTCATGCCAGTTATCCTTCACTAATTATTGAAGTAAATGCATGTCAGGAAACCTGTTTGGCTTCAAAAGATGCCATGCCATTTGAACTATTAAAGAAAAAACTGATGTCAAGACTGGATACTCTGGGAGTTCGAATTATCAAAACTTATGAAGAGGTATTTTGCTACCCCAGCCTCTGCAGTTGTTACTTCATATGGAATTTCCAAAAGATTGTTAACTGAAGTATAAGGATAATATATGTGCAACAATTTATGCAGGAATGGTCTTATATACCAGTCGGTGGATCTTTGCCAAATACAGAGCAAAAAAATCTTGCATTTGGTGCTGCTGCCAGCATGGTACATCCTGCCACAGGTGATGAAGCTATTTATTGTGGCGCATGCTTTACTTGCTTTTGTGGAATGATTCCTGAATTTTGTCGTTGCTCCAATGAAATCAGGCTACTCAGTTGTTAGATCATTGTCAGAGGCCCCAAAATATGCTTCTGCAATAGCAAATATCTTGAAACAAGGTCAAGCTAAGGACATGATGACCCGAAACATATCCGCTCAAGGTAAATAGACCTTGCAATCTTTTCCAAATACTTTGTGATTGTTGATTGCACTAATTGTATCATGTGTGTTAACAAAACTTGACAGAAAGACGGGCTATCAAATTGCCACACCGCATCAATAGGATTGGATAGAAATATACCAGTTGTTAGACAATGAATGCTGACACCAAGGGAGAAAAAAAGACGATAACTGTGGATAAGATCGCAGTAttaacaaaattgaagaaaGTATTAGTACTGTCTCTTAGAAATGCATAATAACTCCTGAAAGATGTGTTTCCAATCCTCAATTTTCCGCGGACAACAATTTGCAGTAGGTTACTACGGAATATTTTAAATGCTTGGAAATGTTTTTCTAACACCTCAGGTTACAAGGGATATTTTTGCCAAATTTTGCCTATCACTTGTAAAGGAAGGATTTTTTGTTTCAGCTTGGAACACTCTTTGGCCGCAAGAGAGGAAACGACAGAGAGCATTCTTCCTTTTTGGATTGGCACTTATTTTGCAGCTGGATATTGAGGGGATAAGGGCGTTTTTCCAGACTTTCTTCCGTTTGCCAAACTGGTGAGTTCAAAATCACTGCTTACATTCTGTTCTTTCTCTATTGTGTACGGCATGTGCATTATTGAGGCTTGGGAACAAAGCGTTACAAACAGAAGCAATGCAGCATGATACCTTGGAACATTCCATTATGCCTGTTACAGTTCTTTTTGTAAGATTATCGCTCTTGAATATGTAAATATCCACTTACAATCCATGCATCTACAAACTCAGTATCATAGAGAAAGTTGGAAACTTTTTATTGTTCGCAAGATAAAAAAATACCTTAGTCTAGGATCTAGATGCCAATTAAATTATTACAAGAAATTCCAGTGGAGATGATTGCGTAATATTCCTGCTATAAGTTGATATTTGGTTAATTGGACCTTTCTGTAATCCCCGAGCGGTGTATATATTTATTGGATGGTTGATATGCGATGACTGAGTTTCTTTTTTGAAGATGCGGTATATATCTGAAACATCTCTGACATCAAGAGTACTGATGCTTATTTTCACAGGATGTCACAGGGATTTCTTGGTTCTAGTCTTTCCTCAACAGACCTCCTGTTATTTGCCTTTTATATGTTCGTAATAGCACCAAATGACTTAAGAAAGTGCCTTATACAGCATCTTTTGTCTGATCCAACCGGTGCAACCATGGTAAGAACATATCTCGCTATATAGATCGTAGAGCCTGCTGTACGAAAGCCTTCCCCAACCATTCGAGAAAATCCCATGTAAATAAGTTTTTACACTTGCTAGAGCTCATTTCTCATGGTGCAAGTCCATGTAGCATATTTTTCATCCTACTGAATTATGCCAAGATCTTCCAAGCATGTTCTTCTTATACTTTCTGCTTATTTGCATCTTCCAGCCTACTAAATCCTAAGCTTGTGGACTGCAAACCAAATACAAAGGCATCGTATCTACTcaatttgaccccaaaaaagtaaagaaatgaaaggaaaaatcagCTTCCTAATCCTAATCTTAGACTGAAACAAAGATTTGAGACTGATCTGGATCACAGACTTTTGCATGCGTACACTTTCCAATATGTTGTTCTCAGAACATATTACATAAGTTGTAGGGGGTGCAAAAAGCGCAGTATATATGCATGTTTGGAATAACTGAGCCATAACAAAGGGGCTGCTTCTACAATGGATGGTGGAAACGAGCGGCACGTCTCAGGACAGCAAGTGAAAGTAAGGCTTACTTGGACAAGGATGTTCCCATTAACTTTTGCTGCTGCTCATCCATTTCTAAAGGGGTGATGTTCTATTTGTTTGAAGAATCTTCCACCACCTCTAGAATGGGAGTGAGGTTTCGAAAAGTTCTTATCATCAATAGTTCAAGCACTATCCGAGGTAGAGTTAACTGATGCATGCTAGCTATTTCAAATTGGATATGCGGTACCCAAGTGAACCGTCCCAACATACCTGAACTCTTACTATTCAAGCCCATAAAAGTAAATATCATAGAATCACAACTTTTATTTGTACTGGTTTTTGAGTTTATCAGCACCGCCTTGTGGCGATCCCGTGTCTCCATATCTCTTGCTTGATATGTTGGgacaaaagggcaaaatgaaatgGCCATATCAGAATGCTGTTCCCCACATTCCTTAGCAAAGCATATACTCCCCTCCCTctgtcccattttgatagttctaGTTCTTTTTTCCAcatagtttaagaaaaaataattaactttgttataaaaataaatttaaattgctatttttctaaaaaatccttacattaaataaagttgacttttcatatatcaatatgttttggaaaatttaaATGCATTAAAGGGGGTAAGTTATATTCAATACTaacaatctatattaaataaggtAGTTTATAGTAATAACAACTTATAtcgaataagggtattttagagaaattaaaagacAATTACATTGTTCAATTGGAgagtggactataatttgggacagataaaaaaaaaaaaaaaaaaaacaggactatcaaagtaggACGGCAAGGAGGGCAGAGTATGCAACTTGCGCCAACAAGCTAACATAGTACTTCTTCTCTTGCTCTGTTTATTAGTGTTACCTATACGGTGCTCATTATTGCGGAAAATGCTTAAAACCTCATGAACGAACCTATTTCATCCATCTCACTTGCGCTACTGCTTTCTGCAAGAAGAGAATGCATCCTGCTATGGGTGAGAGCGAATTATTAATCGAATTTCCGAcggaatttaattaaaattggtgGATTGATTTCTATTCAGTTTcggtaaaaaagaaaaaaaattgaattttgaaaGTGGTTAATTAGTCTAAAAGTGATTATGAGTTTTCGGTTTTGGTTTTAATCGAAAACTGATTTTGagatttcctttttgtttcttctatttatatacatatatattatatatgatatttatatttttaattacttaattgTGCCTTAGGATATGACATGTTACACATGCATGCAAACCCTATGTTACTGTGAATACTTACTAGTCCTAATTACCTTCTAAGTTCTAATTAAATCAAAACATGGTTAATAGGAGCACGGGTTACTCCAATTCGAATTTTTAATAGGTGTTTTTAATCAAATTTCAAATGGATGAAATCGATTTTAAAATTGAATTCTGATTTCAattcaatttgattttgattcagAGAATGTGAAATTGATTTCAATTTCCATCGAAAGTATAAAGGGACAAAAACGTCCATTTTTAACCAATTTTATTTAACCGAATCACCGATTAATCGACCCACTCTCATCTCTAGCATCTATTGTGCAATGGTTTTAGTCTAATTTACTTCAGTGAAAACAAATTATGCTAAATCATTTTGCTCGGCGTAAAGATCATATGAATTCTTATGCATTATTATTCACAAAATTAGAGTATTCACATATGAATTCAAGATCAGTTaagtctaaaaaaaaaatttttttttttttttgattgaacacaaaaaagTTACCTGTATACCTACCTAGTAAGGGGGGTTAGGGTCAGAGCTGACCCAATTCTTGGCACTCCCAAAGAGTGTGTGCCTTCAACAACTTGGGACCTTTAGAGTCAAAAGCGATGCAATCAAGCATAGTCAGAGAATCCCAAAAACCTCACGCCAATGCATGAGCATGACTCATGGGAATTAGATAATAGATAGGATGATGATGGCACTTAATAGGGCACTTAGGCTTGGAATCATTAACCACAGTGGGCTGCTTGCATGCTTGGATGCGCTTTTAGCCTTTGGATTACCTTAATTCAGCGGATTATGCTGTGTAAGAATCAAATTAAGCCACCATAATGAATTAAACTATTATTAAGCTGCGGGGGAATGGAATGTGTTAAAGCCTAAAGGTTTGATGAACACATCCTAATTGTGCGAAGCGCTAATTGGTCAGTgcttcatttttcttggttCTTGTACGAAAACAATTTTAATTAACTCCAGGAATATGTCCCTTGCACTAGAAAAGCTGCCTTTTGTTCTTCGTAGTCCATTTCACTGAaaccttttttttaaattgtcaaGCCCTCCAATTGCTTGTCTAGGGTATTATAAATTATGATAAAAAGGATTTTCTTCAATCAATTGCTGAAAACTTTATCTGACTTTATAATGTACCTTTATTTGACGAAAGCTGTCTTATTTCCGCAGCAACTTTTGGATGAAATGTCAAAGTTGAACTTCCCAAGGCCGAAGGCAATTCGGATTTGAAATGGGATAGTTTTGTTATGCTAATGAAATGACTCTGGCGTCATTATCTGCTTAATCCCAAGTGACCAAGACAGTTTTCAGTTCTAGTGGTAAATAAATCTAAGGTCGAATTAAGAACCCTTGAAAGATTAGACCTCGTTCATGTTTCACACTAATTTGTTTAGTTTAATGCTACTCTGATCAATTAAGCTTTGGTCTGGTGGTAGTAGTCTAGTTAGGTGAGTACCACTGCAAAGAGTCGAATCTCCGGTGAAACAACCCACACGGCTTCAGCAGATTGGTGTGGGACACGTGTGGATTAGTCTGATGATTCAGGATAACACACGTGGTctctgacaaaaaaaaaaaaatcaattaagcTTAACAAGTTATTAGGATGGAATTGATAAAGCTTGTCGTCGTGCTTCTGCACCGTAATCAGCCGCACGCTAAAGTTGCATTCACGGAAAGGCGCAAAAACGGCATGCAAGAGATCATGATTATTTCTTGCTTAAGGATTTCAAGGTTCGATCTTAATTAAGAGATTGCTGGACCGTGTAGTATTAATTAGGGTTTCGCAAAAGCTTAGACGATTGAAACCTCGCATGCTACTTCATGAAAGATGATTCATTTCATTAATCACTACTGGGTTCGTTTTTTTATTTAGGAAAGTTGATGTGTATATTTATTTAGCTTCAAGTGTTCAAATTTTTCTTCTGCGGTGGATCCAACTTCTCCCGTAGTAGGATATATATAGCCATGCCGATTGcctgcctttttctttttttttttctcccaatAATTTTGCACCTTGAAATTCATTCATGCATCAAAGCAGCATCAAGGTAAGCATTACGCATGCATGAGCGAAGTAATCAAGGACTCCATCCATTTTGATGATAATATCAAATTGAATGTAAGGAAATTGGTAATATTGGCACTATATATACCCGATTCATGACTAGAGAGAGTTTCTCCGGCCCTTTGCTAATCGGGGctaaaattctggaaattaaaAATGCCAAAATAGAAATAAGGCTTGATATTATTAgaaatgttcaaaaaaaaaaaatcatattcgTAAAGAAGAAACATAGACACACTTCAATGAACATGGAAAATATACCGGATTGCTCGATTAGGATTGGAATTATCAGGTCATCCATAACTTTTTGTTTTATTCACTTCAATCAAAACAAGAATTCATTTTTATTGAATTGACAAGTTTCCTTTGTTTACTCGTATCTAGGGGCTCTAATTGGAGATACCATTGTTTCTGGTACAGAAGTTCTTATAAAAATAGGAAATGCCCTACCTTTGAGTGCTGTAGTTAAAACCAGTCCCCGCCGGAGCCACATTTCCTATCTCCTAAAGTCCATAATATGCAATATAACTATAAAAAGGGAAAACAGCCAATTTCATTCCTAAATTTCTTCACTAGTGCCGACTTAGTTTATAACTTTTATTTATAACCAATTTGATATGAGAAATTATTTTGCGATTCCAATTAAGGACGTCCATGACGATATCACCATCTAAAATCGATCTGGctcttaattaattaactacatAAGGGCATTTTTTGGGTGCATTACTTACATGGTTGTACTAATTAAGTAAATTGTGTAACAATTCACAAGATTAAACTTTAAACACTTTATTTGGTGATTTTTCAcacgattttaaaattttatcaaatgattTTTTACGCGATTTTCTTGATTTATTACAATCCTGTGAGTGATGTTCCTAAAATATCTCTATTTAGTTGACCAATTAGAAGTCAGATTGGTTTTAAGTAGTGGCGCCGTCACAAAAGTCATTAATTGGAATCGCAAAATAAGTTCACGTATCAAGTTGATAGGAataaaagttagggactaaatagGTAATAGTGAAATAGTTTAGAAACGAAATTGGTCATTTTTCCGTATTTATTTCCAAACTAAAAATATATCTTGATatttccaaacaaaaaaaatatcatttacttATTAAGTATAAACACATATATCCTGAAACTCTAGGAAAAGATCACCAGTGACAAGGATGGATAAAGACAGCAACCAATTACAAATCGAAACATCACAGGATTCCAAAGGCCCTAGTtctattaaaaataaaacataaaaaaaactaaagaaagtaaaaagaaaCCACATTAATGCTGCATTAGTCAAAGGATAAATTCAATTTCTGTTACCCATGATGACTACAATGCAATCCACCTCCCAATCGATCAGGCTTCTTGTTAAACAAATTCTCGACTTCAGTGATTGGAGAGAAAAAGAGCCAGTagcagaagaaagaaaaacacgGATAATGAATTTATTACTACAAGCACTCCTCCAGAATTTTGGACGGCCGTTCGGCTTGCCAGGGGGAATAGAGTAATCAAAAAGTTTGTTGATCAGGAAAACATTTGTGTTCCACACAATTTTTCCAAGGGACCACAAATCCACCACCTTCCCTTCTTGGCTTCTGCTATAAATATCCAAACAGAGACCCATATTCTTTCCCAACAAGCAAATTATATTATACAGCTTTGGCTTCTTCTGCATGAAAAGGCTGATGTAGTGGGGAACTCGAAGCTAGTTAGCGGAGAAGAAATGTGAAGGCAATGATAGCTCTGATATTCAACGATCAGGTGAAGAATAAGCCATTTGTAAGGAAGGTATGAAATGATGCATGGGAGGAAGGCGACAGAAGAGAGTGAGCACACATGGTTCTTTGCATGCATATGACTAATGCTTGAAGCTCTGTGTGCTCACTCTCTCTCTGTCACCAACCCTACGTGCAGCCCCTCAAATATAGGTCTCTTTTATCATTTATGCttttatatgtgtgtgtgtgtctgtgtatttctttatttatgtatgtatgtgttttatatatatatatatatatacatgtgtaGTTGTAGAACTGTAGATTATCTATACACACACCGGGCCGTGAAATTATGTGATCGATCTTCGCATGTTCGCTGCTACATGTCCACTTTTTAGTGTATCATAGTTGCAGTACAATTTCAATTTCCATAACAATTTTGTTGTGACGTCCTAGCATTTCAGAGGATGCAAATTAAGAAGCTGGAATTTTATTCTCAGTATCTGAGTGAAAGGAGGATGAATAAGTTACAGATCGATCACGACCGCGGGTAAAGCATACATGCATGTGATGTGAGTGAAAATCTTGGTTTTATTATATAGTACATAGTAAATATATCTTCTGTGTGCAGTATGAGTCTACAATATTTTTTGTACAGCTGCTGGagtaacatatatatatatatatatatatatatatatatatatatatatatctaatgTAATGATAGATAAAGATGTTATGCAAATTTATAGCAACACACAGCTATTTAAAGATATTAATTAGCAGTGTGTATAATTAAATTAATTTCCATCCATATTACTATCAACTGCAACATGTGAAAATATATAGCTTTGTGTAGAAAAATCATTGCGTTCTTGAGGCTACAGGATGTGGATCACAGGCAAAGGCTGCTAAATCATTCAGACAGCGGGAGACGACATATATTAGACTAATTGTCGGCGACGCTTAGTGGGGATCCTCCTACATGGTGAATAACCAAACTCCAATTGAAATGAAATCTTTTGGATAAATCAATACAATTTCGGAGGAATCAATAAAAGGGCATCAATTATTCAAATCCTGGATTTTTGAATTGAGGACAGTACAAAGTTATTGAGGAGGCACACCGAGCAGAATACTACAAGCTAACTGCTTTGGATCCAACACTGATTCCATGAACGTGGAGTGCtgtcaatttgaagaaatttcaTGCATAGTTTTGATGTGTTTCGCACTACAAGAGACACCAGGTTCGTGTCAGGGATGTACGGAAGAAAACTTGGTTCCAAGCATGCTGCTGCTGCTCGGAACATGGAAAGAGAACATGCCCTCCTTTATGCTTGGATGAATATCTGCTCTTCTCCTCATCATACCCATTGAATTCAAGCTTTCTCAAATCATTCTATACATTGTTGACAGACCTTGTTGGTAGTCTGAAGTCTTTAACACTTGATATGCT
Protein-coding sequences here:
- the LOC113696970 gene encoding lycopene epsilon cyclase, chloroplastic-like isoform X1 produces the protein MQCIGFGAQNVAAMVVSGCPNVKGSSRRKRVVLRDNHHHHVWSRYSSSRTVVVQVRCGSRRTTASESCVVDKEEKFADQEDYIKAGGSELLYVQMQQSKQMDQQSKFSDKMPEISAGNSILDLVVIGCGPAGLALAAESAKLGLTVGLIGPDVPFTNNYGVWEDEFKDLGLAGCIEHVWRDTVVYLDDNDPIFIGRAYGRVSRHLLHEELLRRCVESGVSYLRSKVERIVEAATGHSLVECEGNIVIPCRLATVASGAASGKLLQYELGGPRVSVQTAYGVEVEVENNPYDPNLMVFMDYRDYMRGKVESLEAEFPTFLYAMPMSPTRVFFEETCLASKDAMPFELLKKKLMSRLDTLGVRIIKTYEEEWSYIPVGGSLPNTEQKNLAFGAAASMVHPATGYSVVRSLSEAPKYASAIANILKQGQAKDMMTRNISAQAWNTLWPQERKRQRAFFLFGLALILQLDIEGIRAFFQTFFRLPNWMSQGFLGSSLSSTDLLLFAFYMFVIAPNDLRKCLIQHLLSDPTGATMVRTYLAI
- the LOC113696970 gene encoding lycopene epsilon cyclase, chloroplastic-like isoform X2, with protein sequence MQCIGFGAQNVAAMVVSGCPNVKGSSRRKRVVLRDNHHHHVWSRYSSSRTVVVQVRCGSRRTTASESCVVDKEEKFADQEDYIKAGGSELLYVQMQQSKQMDQQSKFSDKMPEISAGNSILDLVVIGCGPAGLALAAESAKLGLTVGLIGPDVPFTNNYGVWEDEFKDLGLAGCIEHVWRDTVVYLDDNDPIFIGRAYGRVSRHLLHEELLRRCVESGVSYLRSKVERIVEAATGHSLVECEGNIVIPCRLATVASGAASGKLLQYELGGPRVSVQTAYGVEVEVENNPYDPNLMVFMDYRDYMRGKVESLEAEFPTFLYAMPMSPTRVFFEETCLASKDAMPFELLKKKLMSRLDTLGVRIIKTYEEEWSYIPVGGSLPNTEQKNLAFGAAASMVHPATGYSVVRSLSEAPKYASAIANILKQGQAKDMMTRNISAQGRIFCFSLEHSLAAREETTESILPFWIGTYFAAGY